The Microbacterium limosum genome contains a region encoding:
- a CDS encoding anti-sigma factor family protein, whose translation MTDCGCEKARRDLEEYLRDEVCKTEHTDIAEHLAKCPACRDEALVAKTLTEVVARACRETAPEQLRDQVLARLRTAQAHH comes from the coding sequence ATGACGGACTGCGGATGTGAGAAGGCACGTCGCGACCTCGAGGAGTACCTGCGCGACGAGGTGTGCAAGACCGAGCACACGGACATCGCCGAGCATCTGGCGAAATGCCCCGCGTGCCGCGACGAGGCGCTCGTCGCGAAGACGCTCACGGAGGTCGTGGCGCGGGCGTGCCGCGAGACCGCGCCGGAGCAGCTCCGCGACCAGGTGCTCGCTCGTCTGCGCACCGCGCAGGCGCACCACTGA
- a CDS encoding multifunctional oxoglutarate decarboxylase/oxoglutarate dehydrogenase thiamine pyrophosphate-binding subunit/dihydrolipoyllysine-residue succinyltransferase subunit, protein MSSQVTGVGTSSEGEFGANEWLVDELYEQFKADKNSVDKAWWPVLEAYHPVDQHADPAPSTPARSEQVSEAAPPKADAPAAARGEGFGEPRPVTAPVPVIGAQPVARTTARPASPQPIPAQAPVSTAGGSDEALEDDKVTPLRGMPKTLAANMDESLTVPTATSVRTIPAKLMIDNRIVINNHMSRTRGGKISFTHLIGWAIIQTLKAFPSQNVFYAEIDGKPSVVAPAHINLGIAIDLPKPDGTRALMVPSIKRADTMTFGEYLASYEDLVGRARAGKLSAADFQGTTISLTNPGGIGTVHSVPRLMKGQGCIVGAGALEYPAEFQGASEKTLSELAIGKTITLTSTYDHRVIQGAGSGEFLKKIHELLTGHHGFYNDIFAALRIPYAPIHWASDINVDVAERIDKTARVQELINSFRVRGHLMADIDPLEYVQRTHPDLEIENHGLTFWDLDREFVTGGFGGKRVMKLRDILGVLRDSYCRTIGLEYMHIQDPGQRRWFQEKVEVKYTKPGHDEQLRILSKLNEAEAFETFLQTKYVGQKRFSLEGGEALIPLLDEILQGAAEARLDGAAIGMAHRGRLNVLTNIAGKTYGQVFREFEGSVALGNKRGSGDVKYHLGTEGTFVDDRGTELPVYLAANPSHLETVNGVLEGIVRAKQDRRPIGSFSWLPILVHGDAAFAGQGVVVETLQMSQLRAYRTGGTIHVVVNNQVGFTTLPQDGRSSVYATDVAKTIQAPIFHVNGDDPEAVVRVAQLAFAYREEFHRDVVIDVVCYRRRGHNEGDDPSMTQPLMTNLIEAKRSVRRLYTESLVGRGDITEEEYESAKRDFQDRLEVAFAETHAAETGSHDIVTDGTVDGAEEELNWGELETTGVSGDVVRLIGDAFVNKPEGFTVHPKIQQLLDKRLDMSRKGGIDWAFGELLAFGSLLLEGTNVRLAGQDSRRGTFVQRHSVLHDRANGQEWIPLANLSDRQGRFWVYDSLLSEYAAMAFEYGYSVERPDSLVLWEAQFGDFANGAQSVIDEFISSADQKWGQQSSVTLLLPHGYEGQGPDHSSARIERYLQMCAQDNMIVARPSTPASYFHLLRRQAYARPRRPLVVFTPKAMLRLRGATSPVEDFTQGRFEPVLDDNRHPDASTVKKVLLHAGKIHWDLRGELDKNPDPAIALVRVEQFYPAPIDELKAVIDRYPNAQLCWVQDEPENQGAWPFIALEIVRHLGGRTIRPITRAAAASPATGSPKVHAQEHAELMKKALAPAE, encoded by the coding sequence GTGTCGAGCCAGGTGACGGGCGTCGGGACTTCGAGCGAGGGTGAATTCGGGGCCAACGAATGGCTCGTCGACGAACTCTACGAGCAGTTCAAAGCAGACAAGAACTCCGTCGACAAGGCATGGTGGCCGGTCCTCGAGGCCTATCACCCCGTCGACCAGCACGCGGACCCGGCGCCTTCGACGCCCGCGCGTTCCGAGCAGGTCTCGGAGGCTGCGCCGCCCAAGGCGGATGCCCCGGCCGCCGCACGAGGCGAAGGCTTCGGCGAGCCGCGCCCCGTCACCGCCCCCGTGCCCGTGATCGGCGCGCAGCCGGTCGCGCGCACGACGGCGCGGCCCGCGTCGCCGCAGCCGATCCCCGCGCAGGCGCCCGTCTCCACAGCGGGCGGCTCGGACGAGGCGCTCGAGGACGACAAGGTCACGCCCCTGCGGGGAATGCCGAAGACCCTCGCCGCGAACATGGACGAGTCGCTGACCGTCCCCACCGCGACCAGCGTGCGCACCATCCCCGCGAAGCTGATGATCGACAACCGCATCGTCATCAACAACCACATGTCGCGCACGCGGGGCGGCAAGATCAGCTTCACCCACCTCATCGGCTGGGCCATCATCCAGACGCTCAAGGCGTTCCCCAGCCAGAACGTCTTCTACGCCGAGATCGACGGCAAGCCCTCCGTCGTCGCTCCCGCGCACATCAACCTCGGCATCGCGATCGACCTGCCCAAGCCGGACGGCACGCGTGCGCTAATGGTCCCGAGCATCAAGCGCGCCGACACGATGACGTTCGGCGAGTACCTCGCCTCCTACGAGGACCTCGTCGGCCGCGCCCGCGCCGGCAAGCTCTCCGCGGCCGACTTCCAGGGCACGACCATCTCGCTCACCAACCCCGGCGGCATCGGGACGGTGCACTCCGTTCCCCGCCTCATGAAGGGCCAGGGCTGCATCGTCGGCGCCGGTGCCCTGGAGTACCCCGCCGAGTTCCAGGGCGCGAGCGAGAAGACGCTCAGCGAGCTCGCGATCGGCAAGACGATCACGCTCACGAGCACCTACGACCACCGCGTCATCCAGGGTGCCGGGTCGGGCGAGTTCCTCAAGAAGATCCACGAGCTGCTCACGGGGCACCACGGGTTCTACAACGACATCTTCGCGGCCCTGCGCATCCCCTACGCCCCGATCCACTGGGCGAGCGACATCAACGTCGACGTCGCCGAACGGATCGACAAGACGGCTCGCGTGCAGGAGCTCATCAACTCGTTCCGCGTCCGCGGGCACCTCATGGCCGACATCGACCCGCTCGAGTACGTCCAGCGCACCCACCCCGATCTCGAGATCGAGAACCACGGGCTGACGTTCTGGGACCTCGACCGCGAGTTCGTCACGGGCGGCTTCGGCGGCAAGCGCGTCATGAAGCTCCGCGACATCCTCGGCGTCCTGCGGGACTCGTACTGCCGCACCATCGGCCTCGAGTACATGCACATCCAGGACCCGGGTCAGCGCCGCTGGTTCCAGGAGAAGGTCGAGGTGAAGTACACCAAGCCCGGCCACGACGAGCAGCTGCGCATCCTGTCCAAGCTCAACGAGGCCGAGGCGTTCGAGACCTTCCTGCAGACGAAGTACGTCGGGCAGAAGCGGTTCAGCCTCGAGGGCGGCGAAGCGCTCATCCCGCTGCTCGACGAGATCCTCCAGGGCGCCGCCGAGGCCCGGCTCGACGGCGCGGCCATCGGCATGGCGCACCGCGGTCGCCTCAACGTGCTGACGAACATCGCCGGCAAGACGTACGGCCAGGTCTTCCGCGAGTTCGAGGGAAGCGTCGCCCTCGGCAACAAGCGCGGGTCCGGCGACGTGAAGTACCACCTCGGCACCGAGGGGACGTTCGTCGATGACCGCGGCACCGAGCTTCCCGTGTACCTCGCAGCGAACCCCTCCCACCTGGAGACCGTGAACGGCGTGCTCGAGGGCATCGTCCGCGCCAAGCAGGACCGCCGCCCGATCGGGTCGTTCTCGTGGCTGCCGATCCTCGTCCACGGCGACGCGGCCTTCGCCGGTCAGGGCGTCGTCGTCGAGACGCTGCAGATGTCGCAGCTGCGCGCCTACCGCACCGGCGGCACCATCCACGTCGTGGTGAACAACCAGGTGGGCTTCACGACCCTCCCGCAGGACGGCCGCAGTTCGGTGTACGCCACGGATGTCGCGAAGACGATCCAGGCGCCGATCTTCCACGTCAACGGCGATGACCCCGAGGCCGTCGTCCGGGTCGCCCAGCTCGCCTTCGCCTACCGCGAGGAGTTCCACCGCGACGTCGTGATCGACGTGGTGTGCTACCGCCGACGCGGACACAACGAGGGCGACGACCCCTCGATGACGCAGCCGCTGATGACGAATCTCATCGAGGCCAAGCGCTCGGTGCGGCGCCTCTACACCGAGTCGTTGGTGGGTCGCGGCGACATCACCGAGGAGGAGTACGAAAGCGCCAAGCGCGATTTCCAGGACCGCCTCGAGGTCGCGTTCGCCGAGACCCACGCCGCCGAGACGGGCTCGCACGACATCGTCACCGACGGCACCGTGGACGGCGCCGAGGAGGAGCTGAACTGGGGCGAGCTCGAGACGACCGGCGTCTCCGGCGACGTCGTGCGCCTGATCGGCGACGCGTTCGTCAACAAGCCCGAGGGCTTCACGGTGCACCCGAAGATCCAGCAGTTGCTCGACAAGCGCCTCGACATGAGCCGCAAGGGCGGCATCGACTGGGCGTTCGGAGAGCTCCTGGCGTTCGGCTCCCTGCTGCTGGAGGGCACGAACGTCCGCCTGGCGGGACAGGACTCCCGTCGAGGCACGTTCGTGCAGCGCCACTCGGTGCTCCACGATCGCGCCAACGGGCAGGAGTGGATCCCCCTCGCCAACCTCAGCGATCGTCAGGGCCGCTTCTGGGTCTACGACTCCCTGCTGAGCGAGTACGCCGCGATGGCGTTCGAGTACGGCTATTCCGTGGAGCGTCCCGACTCGCTCGTGCTGTGGGAGGCGCAGTTCGGCGACTTCGCCAACGGCGCCCAGTCGGTCATCGACGAGTTCATCTCCTCCGCCGACCAGAAATGGGGCCAGCAGTCGAGCGTCACGCTGCTGCTCCCCCACGGCTACGAGGGTCAGGGCCCCGACCACTCCTCCGCCCGCATCGAGCGCTACCTGCAGATGTGCGCCCAGGACAACATGATCGTCGCCCGGCCGTCCACTCCCGCGTCGTACTTCCATCTGCTGCGTCGTCAGGCCTACGCGCGGCCCCGGCGCCCCCTGGTGGTCTTCACCCCGAAGGCGATGCTGCGGCTGCGCGGCGCGACCAGTCCGGTGGAGGACTTCACGCAGGGACGCTTCGAGCCCGTGCTGGACGACAACCGCCATCCCGACGCTTCGACGGTGAAGAAGGTGCTCCTGCACGCGGGGAAGATCCATTGGGATCTGCGCGGCGAGCTCGACAAGAACCCCGACCCCGCCATCGCCCTGGTGCGCGTGGAGCAGTTCTATCCGGCACCGATCGACGAGCTGAAGGCCGTCATCGACCGCTACCCGAACGCACAGCTCTGCTGGGTGCAGGACGAGCCCGAGAATCAGGGCGCCTGGCCGTTCATCGCGCTCGAGATCGTCCGCCATCTGGGTGGCCGTACGATCCGGCCCATCACGCGCGCCGCGGCCGCCTCGCCCGCCACCGGCTCGCCGAAGGTGCACGCACAGGAGCACGCCGAGCTGATGAAGAAGGCGCTCGCTCCGGCCGAGTGA
- the aroA gene encoding 3-phosphoshikimate 1-carboxyvinyltransferase, protein MTHDGYSPHPDPGAVVARDAIAWRAPQADGPLRAELTLPGSKSLTGRELVLAALADGTSTLVAPLHSQDSARMIDALRTLGVTIEESEHTGPYGPDLVVTPPASFRGGAEVDCGQAGTVMRFVAPLAGFARGDVRMTAHETALHRPMGEMIHALREVGVDVDDGGNWSLPFTVRGHGHVRGGEVHLDASRSSQFVSGLLLSAARFDVGLHLIHTGRRLPSIPHIDMTIECLAHRGVRVERPAPNEWVVAAGPLRAKDVAIEPDLSNAAPFLAAAMIAGGTVSVTGWPAHSTQPGAMLTEILHDAGARLHRRGGVLTLTGSGVRAFDVDLSAAGELAPTIVGLAALADGVSTITGIGHIRLHETDRIRALVDGINALGGDAQELPDGIRVTPRPLHGGVWRSHHDHRMATTGALIGLAVPDVVIDDIGVTAKTLPQFAQLWRQMLSEGATA, encoded by the coding sequence ATGACACACGACGGATATTCCCCGCACCCCGACCCCGGTGCCGTGGTCGCGCGGGATGCCATCGCCTGGCGTGCGCCGCAGGCGGATGGACCGTTGAGGGCAGAGTTGACGCTTCCCGGCTCGAAGTCGCTGACGGGGCGCGAGCTCGTCCTCGCCGCGCTCGCCGACGGGACGAGCACCCTTGTCGCTCCCCTGCACTCCCAGGACTCCGCGCGGATGATCGACGCGCTCCGCACCCTCGGCGTGACGATCGAGGAGAGCGAGCACACCGGTCCCTACGGGCCGGACCTCGTCGTGACCCCGCCGGCGTCGTTCCGCGGCGGTGCCGAGGTCGACTGCGGGCAGGCGGGCACCGTGATGCGCTTCGTCGCCCCGCTCGCCGGGTTCGCGCGCGGCGACGTGCGGATGACCGCCCACGAGACCGCCCTCCACCGCCCGATGGGCGAGATGATCCACGCGCTGCGCGAGGTCGGAGTGGACGTGGACGACGGCGGCAACTGGTCCCTGCCGTTCACCGTGCGGGGGCACGGACACGTGCGGGGCGGCGAAGTGCATCTCGACGCCTCCCGCTCCAGCCAGTTCGTGTCGGGCCTGCTGCTGTCGGCGGCGCGCTTCGACGTCGGCCTTCACCTGATCCACACGGGTCGGCGCCTGCCGAGCATCCCGCACATCGACATGACGATCGAGTGCCTCGCCCACCGGGGCGTGCGCGTCGAGCGCCCGGCCCCGAACGAATGGGTGGTCGCCGCGGGCCCCCTGCGAGCGAAGGACGTCGCGATCGAGCCCGATCTCTCCAACGCCGCGCCGTTCCTGGCGGCGGCGATGATCGCCGGCGGCACCGTGTCGGTGACGGGGTGGCCGGCCCACTCCACTCAGCCGGGTGCCATGCTCACCGAGATCCTCCACGACGCTGGTGCGCGCCTGCATCGGCGCGGCGGGGTGCTGACGCTCACGGGCTCCGGCGTCCGCGCTTTCGACGTGGACCTCTCCGCCGCCGGCGAGCTCGCGCCGACCATCGTCGGCCTGGCAGCGCTTGCCGACGGCGTCTCGACGATCACGGGAATCGGGCACATCCGCCTGCACGAGACCGATCGCATCCGTGCCCTGGTGGACGGCATCAACGCCCTCGGCGGCGATGCGCAGGAGCTTCCGGACGGCATCCGGGTGACCCCGCGTCCCCTGCACGGCGGCGTGTGGCGCTCTCATCACGACCACCGCATGGCCACGACCGGCGCGCTCATCGGGCTCGCCGTCCCCGACGTCGTCATCGACGACATCGGGGTGACCGCGAAGACCCTTCCCCAGTTCGCACAGCTGTGGCGGCAGATGCTCTCGGAGGGCGCGACCGCATGA
- a CDS encoding GNAT family N-acetyltransferase, which translates to MPQPDARTLPLDAESLAALERRGFEYRLVDSTDPASARAYTEAESRGFLGGENTEEEIAEFREALGYRRWTGVFDAPASAGATPVATINSWVGEMSVPGARTVPFWAISGVTVSGTRRRKGIARAMLEGELRTAAAAGIPVAGLTVSEATIYGRYGFAPAVRVANWEIDTRRAGWAGPETTGRLDHVDRESAVAVLGEVHERVRRATPGEVDGWEGRWRQFAGVARGTEHAGRIRIVAYSDAQGEHRGVLVYRITEDDSDFARNTLDVRVLLAETREAYAALWRFVVEHDLVHRVRARLRSVDEPLPWLMRDERGLEATVRDHGWVRILDVPTALQARSFSAPVDVVIAVEDPLGFADGVWRLSVDDSGSATLTPTDESPQATLSVRALGAVYLGGVRLSTLRWAGMVGGSPETVAALDRAFASPVAPSLGIWY; encoded by the coding sequence ATGCCTCAGCCCGACGCACGCACATTGCCCCTTGACGCCGAATCGCTCGCCGCGCTCGAGCGTCGCGGATTCGAGTACCGGCTCGTGGACTCCACCGATCCCGCGTCCGCCCGCGCGTACACCGAGGCCGAGAGCCGCGGCTTCCTCGGCGGCGAGAACACCGAGGAGGAGATCGCCGAGTTCCGCGAGGCGCTCGGCTACCGACGGTGGACGGGGGTGTTCGACGCCCCGGCGAGCGCGGGCGCGACGCCCGTGGCGACGATCAACTCCTGGGTCGGCGAGATGAGCGTGCCCGGCGCACGCACCGTCCCGTTCTGGGCCATCAGCGGCGTCACCGTCTCCGGCACCCGTCGCCGAAAGGGGATCGCCCGAGCGATGCTGGAGGGCGAGCTGCGCACGGCGGCGGCCGCCGGCATCCCCGTGGCCGGTCTGACCGTCTCGGAGGCCACGATCTACGGTCGCTACGGTTTCGCGCCGGCCGTCCGGGTCGCGAACTGGGAGATCGACACCCGGCGCGCCGGGTGGGCCGGGCCGGAGACGACCGGTCGATTGGACCACGTCGACCGCGAGAGCGCCGTGGCGGTGCTCGGAGAGGTCCACGAGCGGGTGCGACGCGCAACCCCCGGAGAGGTCGACGGCTGGGAGGGCCGCTGGCGCCAGTTCGCGGGCGTGGCGCGGGGGACCGAGCACGCCGGACGCATCCGCATCGTGGCCTACAGCGATGCGCAGGGCGAGCACCGCGGCGTCCTGGTGTACCGCATCACGGAGGACGACTCCGACTTCGCACGCAACACCCTGGACGTCCGGGTGCTGCTCGCCGAGACCCGTGAGGCCTACGCGGCGCTCTGGCGCTTCGTCGTCGAGCACGACCTCGTCCATCGCGTGCGGGCGCGTCTTCGGTCGGTGGATGAGCCGCTGCCCTGGCTGATGCGCGACGAACGCGGCCTGGAGGCGACGGTGCGCGATCACGGCTGGGTGCGCATCCTCGATGTGCCGACGGCGCTGCAGGCCCGTTCGTTCTCCGCGCCCGTCGATGTGGTGATCGCGGTGGAGGACCCGCTCGGCTTCGCCGACGGCGTGTGGCGGCTCTCGGTCGACGACTCGGGATCGGCGACGCTCACCCCGACCGACGAGAGCCCGCAGGCGACGCTGAGCGTCCGGGCGCTGGGCGCCGTCTACCTCGGTGGCGTGCGGCTGTCGACGCTGCGGTGGGCCGGTATGGTCGGCGGCTCCCCGGAGACCGTCGCCGCCCTCGACCGCGCCTTCGCTTCTCCCGTCGCTCCCTCGCTGGGCATCTGGTACTGA
- a CDS encoding GuaB1 family IMP dehydrogenase-related protein gives MDFHGPAPQVDLTYSDVFLVPRRSAVTSRLQVDLAPRDGTPATLPLVSANMNSVTGARLAATLARRGGIGVLPQDMPLQELDAAIRWVKRQPVAWDTPLVLPPEATVADALRLLPPTSGHGIVVADPADRIDAAGIRGVVPASRLATALPDARLGDLARNDVPALDAEDVSDPRAAFDVIEAAGAEIMCVTEHGHLVGTLSRRSALRGTLYRPSLDRSGRLAVAAAIGINGDPAGKASALAAAGVDVLVVDTAHGHQEGMLEALRAVADLGLRIPLVAGNVVTAEGVYDLVTAGATILKVGVGPGAMCTTRMMTAVGRPQFSAVLETAEAARAMGAHVWADGGVRYPRDVALALAAGAASVMIGSWFAGTIEAPGELLTDADGRPYKESWGMASTKAVQERFGRLDAYERARKELFAEGISSSRIYLDPLRPGLEDLLDMITSGVRSSFTYAGASDVPEFHERALVGLQSAAGYEEGKALPVSW, from the coding sequence ATGGACTTTCACGGACCTGCCCCGCAGGTCGATCTGACCTACTCCGACGTCTTCCTCGTCCCGCGCCGCTCCGCGGTGACGAGCAGGCTCCAGGTCGACCTCGCCCCCCGGGACGGCACCCCCGCGACCCTCCCGCTGGTCTCCGCCAACATGAACTCGGTGACCGGCGCGCGGCTGGCTGCGACGCTGGCGCGGCGCGGCGGGATCGGCGTGCTGCCGCAGGACATGCCGCTGCAGGAGCTCGATGCGGCGATCCGGTGGGTCAAGCGTCAGCCAGTCGCATGGGACACGCCGCTCGTCCTGCCGCCGGAGGCGACGGTCGCGGATGCCCTGCGCCTGCTCCCGCCGACGTCGGGTCACGGCATCGTCGTCGCGGATCCGGCGGATCGGATCGACGCGGCCGGCATCCGGGGCGTCGTCCCCGCGTCGCGTCTCGCGACGGCGCTGCCGGATGCGCGCCTGGGCGACCTGGCACGCAACGATGTCCCCGCGCTCGACGCGGAGGACGTGTCCGACCCGCGTGCGGCCTTCGACGTGATCGAGGCCGCCGGCGCCGAGATCATGTGCGTCACCGAGCACGGCCATCTCGTCGGCACGCTCAGCCGCCGGAGTGCGCTGCGCGGCACGCTGTACCGTCCCTCGCTGGATCGCTCGGGACGCCTCGCGGTGGCCGCCGCGATCGGCATCAACGGGGATCCGGCGGGCAAGGCGAGCGCGCTGGCCGCCGCCGGAGTCGACGTGCTCGTCGTGGACACCGCTCACGGGCACCAGGAGGGCATGCTCGAGGCCCTCCGAGCCGTCGCCGACCTCGGCCTGCGCATCCCCCTCGTCGCGGGGAACGTCGTCACGGCCGAGGGCGTGTACGACCTCGTCACCGCCGGCGCCACGATCCTCAAGGTCGGTGTGGGGCCCGGCGCGATGTGCACGACCCGCATGATGACGGCCGTGGGCCGGCCGCAGTTCTCCGCGGTCCTGGAGACGGCGGAGGCGGCCCGCGCGATGGGCGCCCATGTGTGGGCGGACGGCGGGGTGCGATACCCGCGAGACGTCGCCCTCGCGCTGGCCGCGGGTGCGGCATCCGTCATGATCGGGTCGTGGTTCGCCGGCACGATCGAGGCGCCCGGCGAGCTGCTCACCGATGCCGACGGCCGGCCCTACAAGGAGTCGTGGGGGATGGCCTCCACGAAGGCGGTGCAGGAGCGGTTCGGGCGGCTGGATGCCTATGAGCGTGCCCGCAAGGAGCTCTTCGCCGAGGGGATCTCCTCGTCGCGGATCTACCTCGACCCGCTCCGGCCGGGCCTGGAGGACCTCCTGGACATGATCACCTCCGGCGTGCGCTCCTCCTTCACCTACGCCGGGGCGTCGGACGTGCCGGAGTTCCACGAGAGGGCGCTCGTGGGGCTGCAGTCCGCGGCGGGGTACGAGGAGGGCAAGGCCCTGCCCGTCAGCTGGTGA
- a CDS encoding sigma-70 family RNA polymerase sigma factor, with protein sequence MIQTLERGREDVASLDWVVMDDEPREDAATGATARDQFESQALPFMDQLYGAAMRMTRNPADAADLVQETFVKAFGSWASFQQGTNLKAWLYRILTNTYINTYRKKQREPYQGTIDDLEDWQLGGAESTTATSSRSAEAEAIDHMPSSAVKDALQAIPEDFRLAVYLADVEGFAYQEIADIMKTPIGTVMSRLHRGRRMLRDLLADYAKERGIAPAGPRSGK encoded by the coding sequence ATGATCCAGACACTGGAGCGCGGCCGCGAGGACGTCGCCAGCCTAGACTGGGTGGTCATGGACGACGAGCCCCGCGAGGACGCCGCGACGGGCGCCACCGCCCGCGATCAATTCGAGTCGCAGGCGCTTCCCTTCATGGACCAGCTCTACGGGGCCGCCATGCGGATGACGCGTAACCCGGCCGACGCCGCGGACCTCGTCCAGGAGACGTTCGTGAAGGCGTTCGGATCGTGGGCGAGTTTCCAGCAGGGCACGAACCTGAAGGCGTGGCTCTACCGCATCCTCACCAACACGTACATCAACACGTATCGGAAGAAGCAGCGCGAGCCCTACCAGGGCACGATCGACGATCTCGAGGACTGGCAGCTCGGCGGTGCCGAATCGACCACCGCGACGAGCAGCCGCTCGGCGGAGGCGGAGGCGATCGACCATATGCCCTCGTCGGCCGTGAAGGACGCCCTGCAGGCGATCCCCGAGGACTTCCGCCTCGCGGTGTACCTCGCGGACGTCGAGGGGTTCGCCTACCAGGAGATCGCCGACATCATGAAGACCCCGATCGGCACGGTCATGAGTCGCCTGCATCGTGGCAGGCGCATGCTGCGTGACCTGCTCGCCGATTATGCGAAGGAACGGGGCATCGCCCCCGCCGGCCCCAGGAGCGGAAAATGA
- a CDS encoding hemolysin family protein, producing the protein MTYEYLMLGVGLLLIVGTGLFVASEFALVNLDRADLEARREKGESRLSLTIGALRITSTHLSSAQLGITLTTLLTGYTMEPALSNLLRPVLTGWGLPGGLVSPLAVVVSITVATMLSMIIGELVPKNFALALPRQTAKLVMPFQVAFTTVFRPAIVVLNGSANAVLRSLGVEPKEELSGARTADELSSLVRRSASAGLLEQDTASLLNRTLTFSRLSAADVMTPRPSMHCVARDDSADDVIQLARRTGHSRFPVFGESLDDIVGVVHLKAAVSVPRDRRADVPAAALASEPLRVPETVRLDALIAELRARGYQLAIVVDEYGGTAGVVTLEDLVEEIVGEVSDEHDRSRTGLVRGKDSLTFPGAWRPDELLDRTGIRVPEGEVYDTVGGLIMSRLQRIPVAGDEIELEDGALSVLRMDGRRVDRVRYVPRPPEDTGLEPPAETGPQRLLRARGQNERGER; encoded by the coding sequence ATGACGTACGAGTACCTCATGCTGGGCGTGGGGCTCCTGCTCATCGTCGGCACCGGACTCTTCGTCGCCAGCGAGTTCGCGCTCGTCAATCTCGATCGTGCCGATCTCGAGGCACGCCGCGAGAAGGGCGAGTCGAGGCTGTCGCTGACGATCGGCGCGCTGCGGATCACGTCGACGCACCTCTCCAGCGCCCAGCTCGGCATCACGCTGACGACGCTGCTGACCGGCTACACGATGGAGCCGGCCCTCTCGAACCTGCTCCGGCCGGTGCTGACCGGCTGGGGTCTGCCCGGCGGACTGGTCTCGCCGCTGGCCGTTGTCGTCTCCATCACCGTCGCGACGATGCTGTCGATGATCATCGGCGAGCTCGTCCCCAAGAACTTCGCGCTCGCGCTGCCGCGCCAGACCGCGAAGCTCGTGATGCCCTTCCAGGTCGCCTTCACGACGGTCTTCCGGCCCGCGATCGTGGTGCTGAACGGGTCGGCCAACGCCGTCCTGCGCTCGCTCGGCGTCGAGCCCAAGGAGGAGCTCTCCGGGGCGCGCACAGCCGATGAGCTGTCGTCCCTCGTGCGGCGCTCCGCGAGCGCCGGCCTCCTGGAGCAGGACACCGCGTCGCTGCTGAACCGCACCCTGACGTTCTCGCGGCTGAGCGCGGCGGATGTGATGACCCCGCGGCCCAGCATGCACTGCGTCGCCCGCGACGACTCCGCGGACGATGTCATCCAGCTGGCCCGGCGGACCGGTCACAGCCGGTTTCCCGTGTTCGGCGAGTCGCTCGATGACATCGTCGGCGTCGTCCACCTGAAGGCCGCCGTGAGCGTTCCCCGCGACAGGCGCGCCGACGTCCCGGCCGCCGCGCTCGCGAGCGAGCCCCTGCGCGTGCCGGAGACGGTGCGGCTCGACGCGCTCATCGCGGAGCTGCGGGCGCGGGGCTACCAGCTGGCGATCGTGGTCGACGAGTACGGCGGCACCGCCGGCGTCGTGACGCTCGAGGATCTCGTCGAGGAGATCGTCGGCGAGGTCTCGGACGAACACGATCGCAGCCGCACGGGACTCGTGCGGGGCAAGGACTCCCTGACGTTCCCCGGAGCCTGGCGTCCCGACGAGCTGCTCGACCGCACCGGCATCCGGGTGCCGGAGGGCGAGGTCTACGACACCGTGGGGGGTCTCATCATGAGCCGCCTGCAGAGGATCCCCGTCGCGGGGGACGAGATCGAGCTCGAGGACGGAGCGCTCTCCGTGCTGCGCATGGACGGTAGGCGGGTCGATCGGGTGCGCTACGTCCCGCGACCCCCGGAGGACACCGGGCTCGAACCCCCCGCCGAGACGGGGCCGCAGCGGCTGCTGCGTGCGCGCGGGCAGAACGAGAGGGGTGAGCGATGA